The Gopherus evgoodei ecotype Sinaloan lineage chromosome 4, rGopEvg1_v1.p, whole genome shotgun sequence nucleotide sequence CATCCAGGGGAGAGAGCTGGTTGGGTTTGTTGGTGGACGTGTTGTTGTTTTCAGTGTTCTCCCTAAGGAAAAAAGAATGCAGCCTGTCTGTTACAAAGCAGGGACATCTCTACTCATCAACTTAAAGCGAGACTCCATTGGTGTTCTGCTCAAAAGGGGGCATGAGAAAAAGCAGTGGATGCGCCATTTCCTTCGGCGTTCAATGCCTCGCGGGAAGCTAGCAATTCATCAGCAATGTATCAATGCAGCGCGCCCCCCAAACTACCGAGAAACTACTATCAACCCCCCTCTGTTCAGCCAACGTGTCTCATTGTGCCGGCGCTACCTTGCAACAAACCGCTGTTTTGAACAAAACATAGTTACAAATGAACAAATAAAACCCTGCCCCGATATCCGAAAACACCAAGAGAAGCGTTTGCCATTTAAATCCCGGATTCACCGCGGGAGCTGCCGTGCTGGGCCTATTCAGCCAGCCCGCGTCACCGATGTGCGTGTTCACTTAGGTGAGGACAagggctttttaaaattaaaaacggCTCTTTGCGTGGCTGGTCAAATATTTAGGAAGCCTTCTAAACCCGCTGGTGCTAAGGAGGAGTTGGGATTGAAccaagcaggcaggcagcagaCTAGTGCGGGAGCAGGACACGCACCCGTCTCCTTTTCGCTAGAAGGGAGGGAGCCAGAGGCCTGGTTTCATGACATGCTCCTTGCTGGGACTGAAATCTGGCTCCAAGTGCAGGCGCGGTTCCGAGCCGATTCACACAGGGCTCGGTGAAGCCCCTTCCCTCCCAAGAAGCTTCTGTTACCCCCCGATCTCTGTGTGCGGTTGGAAGTGTCTCAGCCCTGACTCACTCCTGTTTAATTTCATAAGCTCTCGGCTGCAACCACTGGGATTTCTCGTTCTCTTCCGGACCCCGGGCTGCACTCTCCAGCCACAGCGCAGCTCTGCCAGAGGGGAGTGCAACTCCGAGGCCCGAGAGACGAGGGGGGTGAATAAAAGGCAGAGAATCAAACGCTCTCTCCTCAGTGCCTCGCTCCTATTTATTTACCTCCCTGGCTGTTCCGCCCACCACAAACGTCCCCGAGTCCCATTCCGCCGCTCAGGgatgaaacaaaaggcaagagTGACAAAGCCGTCTCCAGAAGTCAGCTAGAAGCGTATTTAACCCTTGGCGTTAggcaggtggggatggggagcagcCGAATAGGTTCGGATGCGAGGAGGACGAGCGATGATTTTTCAGAGGGCGTCTCATCGCCTTCTAAAAATCGCGTCCCAGCCTCCTGCGCGAAAAATATCGAACCCGTTTTTCTCCTGCCTGTAATGTTAAAGGAAAATGAAGCCcagattttgctttttaaaaagtgactccAAGGGAGTGACCTGCCTGATTAGTGCGCAGCCAAGGCGATTTTCTTCTTCCCCGAACATCGTTCTCAATGCCAGATCCCCAGCCTGGCACCATCTCCCCCTAAAATACTGCCGAGCAGAGCCTGGGGGGGGGTCACCTTTCCCTTCTGGAGAGGTGCTGGTCACTCTTTCCCATTTAGTGTGTCTCCACTCACCCTCCTGCAGTAAAAATACCCCCACCGCAGCCTGGAGCTGTGCTGGGTGCCGGGGCGGCATACATACCCCAGTGGGGATCACGATTTCGGCTATTTACTCGCGCTAAAAGCGGGCTGAAACAGACACTGACACCCCAACTTCcgctcccctcccaaaaaaaagcCTGCGACTAATTCTCGTTCATCAGCTGAATCCAAGTGCAGGAGCCTCCTGGCTGGCTCCCCCCCGCGCGGATCCCAACCTGCCCTGCAAAGCGCACTGCAGGagagtaaaagagagagaaagaaacgcCGGGGCAAGTACCTTTCCTTCGCCTCTGCCGCTCTGTCCCGCTGCCTCCTGTTTTTAAACCAGTTGCTGACCTGGGTGGTGGTGAGGCCGGTGGCCTCGGCCAGCTCCCTTTTCTCCCGCGGCGAGGGGTAGGGGTTGTGCGCGTACCACTCCCTCAGCACGCCCCGGGACTTCTCCTTGAAGCAGTAGCTGGTCTCCTCGCCATCCCAGATGGTCCTGGGCAGGGGGAATTTTCGGCGCACCCGGTACTTGCCCACGGCGCCCAGGGGTCGGCCCCGCAGCTTCTCGGCTTCCACGTAGTGCGCCTTgagccagagctgctgcagcttggGGTGGTTGTGGGGCGAGAACTGGTGGCTCTCCAGGATCTTGTAGAGCTCGCGGAAGTTGCCCCGGTGGAAGGCCACCACCGCCTTGGCTTTGAGGACGCTCTCGTTCTTGTGCAGGTGGTCGCAGGCCGGCAGGGACCAGAGGAAGCGGCCCAGCCGCTCCAGGTTCCCCCCTTGCTGCAGCACCTCGCACACGCAGGCCACTTGCTCCTGCGTGAAGCCGAAGGACGGCAGCATGGACATGGCTGGGGCTCGGCCGCAGGTCCCGGCTGGGCAGCAGAGGCGGCGGGACGGCTCCCTCCCGAGCGGCCAGGTGAGAAGCCGGCGCGAGGCCGGGCGCTCCCAGGTGCGGCGGCGCGGCGGGGGGCGCGCGGAGCCCCGGCCCGGGCGCGAGCGGGGGGTGGGATGCTCGGATTGTTGCTGGGGGAACTTTGTGGCTCCTCCGCCGCAGCCAGGCTTAAAGCGCCCGAGCGGCCGGGCCGCGCTGATTGGACGCCCCCGCGCGCCTATCGGAGGCTGTGCCAGAGGCGCGCGGCCTGCAAGGCAGCCGGGCTGAGCGCGAGGAGGCCGGGCCCGCGAgccgcgctgctgctgctgctgctgccgccgccgccgctggtGTCTGATGAGTGAGTGGCTGAGCGCGTGTGAGAGAGCCCGGGAGGGGAGCCGCGCGCCGTCCCGGGAGGGGAGACACGTCAGGGCCCTGCAACATGAGCCCCGTCTCAAGTGTCACCTAAGGGGAGCGGGGGCTCATCTCTGCACAAATCAATTATTACAGCCCTTAAAAaagggcccctcccccacctcctggtCCCTCGCAGCTCTGCTCCTTCCATGTGAGCTCATATTTAATTACCTTAATGTTGGGAATGAATAAATAACGGCCTGATGAATAGCTTATGGAGCGTGATAAATAATAAAGAAGAGCCATAACTTTGGGTTGGAGGACAGGAGGGCTGGATGGGAGGTGGTTGTGTGCgaaggggtgggggcttggaagcATTTCCAAGGCCCTCGTTCAAAGTGTCTTCGCCATGAATTGCTTTGTAGGCAGGCACTGGCAAAACTGAAAGTGCTGCTTTtttgcggggggaggaggagaggggcaaAGCGTTTAGACAGAAGCAGATCTGAGTTCGAATTAGTCAGATACAATCATCCAGCTAACAACCGTGAGTTGTGATTTGGACCTAGCTCCCAAGTATAGGATGCTGTGGAAGAAGAAGTAGTCAAGAAGCATCACTTTTTGTTGTTGTGCCTTCGGGGTGGAGTAATGAATTTGCGTCCCCACGTTTAGTAGAAATTAAAGGAGTTCTTGCTTTCatcttcttttgtgtgtgtgcatgcagagtATTTTGTACAAACAAACGGCGCTTTAATTATCCTAATCCTCATTTGCACGCCTTGTTCAAAAGCAGGTATTATtcaaaaaaagattttgaaaacaaTTAGCTTCCCTAAACAAAGATAATCTATTGTCAGTAGCAGGGAACAGGGTAGGCGATAAGAACAATAAGCAGAGATAAGGGAAGCAGAATGGTGGGAAGAGAGTGTCTTTATGACTGTATTTATCTTTGATTAGATAAgcagaaaactgaattttaagTACCCTTCAGAATGCTTTTGATTTAAGAATGAGTTCACTTAGTGGGTGCTAATCACAGTCGCGATGCTCTTAAAAGCCTGTTTCTCCTCACGAAATACACTCGGATTTATTTGACCTTAGACGCTTCAAGTTAAGTGCGGAAGGTTTGTGGCTGACAGAAATGAGAGTGTAGCGACACCAGTTTTATTGTTTGTGTACACTGATGCCCGCAGTTCCCTACTCCCTGTCATTTGGAATAGCACATTTGCCTCTGCTTAAGTGCCAACAACCTTCGTGTTTTCCACAAATCGTTGGTTTTTGAGGTCTTAGAGAGAAAAAATATACAATCTACAAGCGCATAGCGAGATATGTGTGTGTGAACCCAATATACGGGGCATTTCCGAAGTCAGGGTTCTCATCTACAATGAAacatgctgaaagcagagatTGATAATTATGTATGCCTagattattttgtgtgtgtatatatatatatataatgactaTGTGAGCTATTTAAAATAAGCCACTGTCCCACCGTCTGTACAATAGCTTTACTTACTAAACTGGAGTCAGGGCACTTCTATATCCCATGACCATGTGTCTGGTAATTTTCCCTTGCCATTTTATTTTAGTACTTATGATGTTTCAGATGAAGTCTTAAAGAGCTGCAATGTCCTGCCAGAAGGAATGTCTCTACTTGGAACAGATCCTTATTGACAAGGCAGCTGTGTGCGGACCGGAACGGAGTCTTAAACCCAGCTCTAAAATCAACTAATACCCTAAAGTCTAGAGCAAGTGCGCAGAATTATAATATATGAGGTTGCAACTTCCATTGATTGTCTCCTGGAATAGAAATGCCATGTTCAAACGCGAGTTtgttaagtgattttttttggctaatatttttaaataaggaaataaGTTGTAATTTTTTCAAGGAGTGGGGTTCTGACAAATTAAACCTACAGGACTACTTAGTGAGCAAAGAGACGGGAATTTATACCTGGTGGAGATACTTCCCATCTGAAGGCGATATTCTGTTCTCCTCCGCCTTCCTCTGTTGTGTATCGTTAAAAGTCTGACCAAATAAACGCTACTATTATTGTTAAGAATAAGCAAATTCTTCGGATGCGGCCAGTGGTTGaactgaaattgacaagagcTAGTGCTTCGCCAGAACTTTCCTTTCCTGTTCTAAATGGTTATTTTTCCAAGTAATCAAAAATGCCATAGCGAGGGGGGCCAGTGCCTTGTTCACGCAGGTACTTCCTTCTATTTCAGTCTTGCAAAAGAGAACCAGTTATTAGGAATGTTAATTATTGGCCGGGACGGATTTTCCCAAAATGGAAACCTTTCACTTAAAACCACTAAAAGAAGTAAAATGACATGAATTTACAAGACACACTAACCGAGTTCTCCTTTTAAAATCACACAGAAAGAGTTTTATTGTTCCAGCAAAACCATTTGATGTCAATAACCAAATAACAACAAAACAGAGTGTAAACTGCATCGGTTTTTTTCACCCTGTGTAGAAGGAAAACGAGCAACATTTCAAATCCCAGATCACAGGCTTCATTTTCCCTCggaaaaaatgtagaaaatgtttatcaaaatattttattttaaaaaattgtaaaggATAATTGAATATGCCTTTGACTACAGTATTTTTTTCTCAAAAGCAAAGACAAGTGAGGAAGGGACCACTGCAACGTTTTCATAAGGCCTTAAATCAAATGTCTTTACAGGTTTAATATGAAACAGGCCATTGTTTTGTGCTCTTATATAAGATATTTATGCTATAGCTATGCGCAGGGTTACTAGAATACGCTTTAAAATTAAGAAGATCGAACGCAACTGCGCCACGGATGTCACAGCGTTTTGGGAAGAGTTTGGGTACATTTTTTATTTATGGATTTACTCCGACAATTTATTAGTGTAAAATTATAATGGCCACGGCTATCGTGCACATCTGTGGTTGTGTTCTTGATTCGATGAGAAAACTCCCAGCTCCGTCAAGTCTCTGCACCATAAAGATTAAAACAATAACTAACAACGGCAGCAGCACGATTTTGAGGAGCCAGCCtgctaatgagaataaaataTGCTCTTTAGACTGGACGAACTGGAAGTGCAGTAACACAACTCGGGCGATTTCCGAACCTTGAGCTGGGGAAATACAAAACCAGGCCATTAGCAAATGAGTTTTGTGTTGTAAGGGGTTTCTTTCCCATCCACTTGCTGTTCTGAAAAATAGATCACATTTCATTATCTTTAGTGGGAATCTGCAACGTGATACCGGATCTCtgcagccctccttcccagctgcaAGGCACAGGGGAGACAGTCAGTTTCCTTGGCTTATTTCTAAACAATAAGgatttgtattttcttttaaaaaattaaaaaggacagAACTCTTTCCATATTACTTGCTGTTATCTATAGAAACCCTTGGCCCACGATGCCTGGAAACCAATTGAACCTTTAATTACTTGTTAGTAATTGCCCCAGACACCTGTAAAAACAAAGTTGGGTGTCAGCAGGCATGTTGGGAAGGGCAGGGCAAGGGAGAGTCTTCTTAAATCTGTCTGGTTTGTCTATCTTCAGAAAATATCGCCTCCCTTTGTCCTGGATGCGCTTCGTGGCATTAGAGCCCAAGCACGAGGAAAAACAATCAGGAGAAGTTTGAGGGGAGAAGGTTTGTAGGAGTTAGTAGGGTGGAAAAGGGGCTGTTTGGGATTCTTCTTCCTTGGCTTTAAGTTGCAGCGCAAGGAGCGCGGGGGTGCAGATTGATGCTGCTTTATGACAATTGTGCCTGGGGTTTGCAACAAAAGCGAAGGAAAACACAGATCTGCTGGGCGCGTGTTGGTTCTGAATGCCTTGATTGGAAATGTTCAGACAAAGAAAATACACAGCAGTGGGGGACGCTGAACTGGGACCGCCAAAGATCAGATCAGGAAAGCAGGAGATGTTAGACTGAATGGGGGGACAGCCTTTCTCaagtgttccccccccccaaaagaccAGCGTTTGACATGATTCAGGGATAAGATATAGGGACATACAAAGGGCTCTTTCTTTGTATAGTTACCGGAACATTTTTCAAAGGATTAGAGGTGATCGCGCGTTTTCTTCTTTAGCCAGGCTGACAAAGTTTGTATATGTTTTTCTTTGCATCCTCCCCTCGCCTTTTTTTCCCTCCCGAGTTCTCAATCAAACGTTCAAAACCAACCCCCCCTTCTCTTTTACACTCATGTACATCCTGGATGCTGGATCTGTCTAAGctaagaagaatttcctttttggAGGTGAAAGCCTCCAGCTCCTCCTGTTCAGAGGAAAGTGCTAGTGATGGTAATACAGGGTGACACTAAATAAACAGTTAAGTTGGGCTGGAAAGATGGAGTTAATTATCCAGTGAGCTGCATTTAAAGCGAGACCATGAGGGGCTGATTTGTTTTGGCGCACAGCTCTAAGCAGCAGTCTGGCCATTGCTGTTTGGattcagttttaattttaaatcagagatttaaacaaacaaacaaaaaaaaacaatcttcACAATATTTAGCGTCAGACTGATCGGCAAAGCAGCCAACACCCCCGACAGCCGGGTCAAACACAAGCACCAGCGGGGAAATGGGGACTTTTTAAAACTCTGGCACCCCAACAGCACAGCTTTTTAGTAGCTTTCAGGGAGGCGTCCTAGTCATAGGCTGATGTGTTGCTCGCTCAGAGGCCGCCCACAGGAGTCCTACATGACCAAGGCTGGGAGATAGACCATTATTTCGTTGTGACCTCTGTCTTTACCAGTTACAAGGCGTCCAGAGTGTTATATATTCAGGTATATTTTCACGGGGCAGTTTTTTTAAGTTGGAGTTAGAGGTACAGTTTGCGCGGCTCAGCAACTATCTGTTTTGCGCAGGTGAATTTTCACACAAATAGTCATTCCTGGTAATATAGATTCCCCTTTTAGAAAAAATGCTGATATTAATAATCCCTGGATGCCCCTCTTTCCGGGTCATTACGGTACTGGCTGGTCTCTAATCAATCCTAATGCGATGGCAATTGGAGTCCCTGATGAATGCATCTCAGGTTTCTTGTAATGGCTCTACCACATTTTCCTGGACCTCCTTCTTTAACCTGAGATGCCAGGGGGACGAGTCCCTTCTCAGCTGCTGATTGCTTCAAGATGTTGGGGCTGGTTTGCAGAGAGAAAGAACATGTCTGCCCCTGGATAATCTGAAACTGAATTGGATGAGCAGTTTCTTAGACCAAAGGACAAGTGCGTCATTTAACTCCTTTTCTGCGCTGATACCTACCGATTTTTCCCATTGTTTGGTTATTGAGCATTTCAGCTTCCCATATAACCAGGTCTTGTGCGTCTGTGACATTTTGTGCAACAGGATGGTGTCCACACCCACCTGATTCATCAGCCCTCAGGTTGCTAAGTATCTTTCAGTTTTCATTAGCTTTTCCCACCCGAGAGAAACTTTTGCACCACCTTGCCCATGGAGAGGTGTCCTCTGTATTTCACGTGGCGTCCAAGCCCCTCAGACACGGCACGTTGTACAAACATTTGCGACGATGAAGATGAAACTGGTGCTCTAGCTAGGAAATTAATTCCCATCATTTATCAAGATTAGCCTCTAGCATTAAAAAGGACCTACTGCCTGGTGCTCTTGCTCGCAGACAGAGAACAAGCTGCATTCATGCACTCCGCGCATTATTAGCAAGACCATTCGCATTTTCACGGCATtggtttttttcccatttctcaGCATAATGGAATTTGCCGTAACCCGAGACAATGATAATTGCAACTTCTTGCCATGGCCTCTTTTAAATAAGATAATGCATCTTGAATTAGGCTGGAAACGGCTGCAGACAAATTGGGCAGTAGGCTGCTGCAACATTGATTCTTTAGCACGAGTTCGGGGTGGCTCGGTGATTCTGTTCTTACACACCAGCTTTCCACTCGC carries:
- the SIX1 gene encoding homeobox protein SIX1 — translated: MSMLPSFGFTQEQVACVCEVLQQGGNLERLGRFLWSLPACDHLHKNESVLKAKAVVAFHRGNFRELYKILESHQFSPHNHPKLQQLWLKAHYVEAEKLRGRPLGAVGKYRVRRKFPLPRTIWDGEETSYCFKEKSRGVLREWYAHNPYPSPREKRELAEATGLTTTQVSNWFKNRRQRDRAAEAKERENTENNNTSTNKPNQLSPLDGGKPLLSSSEEEFSPPQSPDQNSVLLLQGNLSHARSSSYSLTGLTASQTSHSLQDSLLGPLTSSLVDLGS